The sequence ggaaagatggcagcaccagtaAAACAGTGAAATGAAGTAACTtacgatacaccgcgctgcAGTTGCAATGTAGATGCACTTAGGCATACCGCTtagtttattcaacacactagggtggaattttgtaaattttcaaattatctcgaGCACTTTCGGGTAACAATAAGTCAGCACCGAAAGAATTAAATAATTAGAATAACGTTCTCCCTTTCTTGATGCTGAAGAAGTACTCGGAGTCAATTTGTTAGGAATAGGCTTTGAACCATTCAAACTGTAAATCGGCGACTTTGGTAAAGGTGGTTGTTGCAAATTGTGTGCTGAATTAAAAAAATCGAGATACTGGAATCTAATTGCACCAATTGAATGATTTCAAACAAACTCAAAATACAATATGCCTATATTTGTCTATTAATACCTGGGTGGGCCAATGGTTTGTTTGGCTTCAACAGCTTACGCGGAGGAATCTCTGGAAAAGAAAAAGTATATGTTCATCAAATTTAATGCAAAATGATTCTGCCAATGAATGCTGCCAATGAACAACATCAATAAGTGATATTTTACCGTCTTCACTATCCTCACTGTCGTCGATGAAACGCCGATTGGGTTTTACTTTTCGTCCAATTCTTGATTCCAATCGAGGAGAGGTCATCTCTTCGCCACTGTCCAAATTTGATGTGTCTAATGCATTATTAGACTTGGTTAATGCTTTCTTGAAATCATCTAGACAAAAACAATACATTTGTAAGTTTATACAGACGACAATTGAATTAATGTACAAGTGTAAGTAACATGTAGATCTTTAGCCTCCAAGGTCCCCAGTTACACAAGAAATAAAGAAACCAAATTGGTGCTGCCATAAGGTCATTGCGACTCAGTTGTTATCAACTAAGGTTTTagtttgattttagtaataaAACGTTTCATTATTGTATCAAATGACttataatgaaaaattatgaagTAGAAATTGCAGGGGTGAAAATAGAATTGTAACAGaccttcaaatgaaaatattcgtATCTTGAATATTGACCATTTTTACTTGTCCGGAATATCACCAGCCTTCGCCTTCCCCATCTGATTGAACGACGGCCAATATGAATACGAAAGCtgtaaatataataaaaatctattgattaaATGGGAATCGATACATTATAAATGTTTTCAGCTTTTAATTCCCTGATTATGGTTTGACAGTAAAGGTAATAGATAATAAAACAAGTATACAGTGTACCAAGCGTTGGTGGTTACCTTGTCTTTAGTAAAGATCCACGATGTATGTACCACACTTACTGATCCTTCTTCAGTAAACTCTACTACTGCAAACATCTAAAAAGTAAACAAACTGTacttaaatattcaaaaacataCAATCACAAATTACCAGCTACATTTGAATATCATCAACCATATCAAACTTTATGCATACCATAAGACTCCATGTTGAACTGGATAATAAGAATCCTTTAGTTTTTAACAGTGGCATTCAGAATTGGTGCAATATCGATAAAAAGATATCATTCGGTGTATGGATTGCAGGACTAAGGAGATCCCTTTTTAGCAGCCTTTTCATTCGAGAAGTCCGACTATTTCCTTTATAGATTCCAACTAAACGAGAGTCAcatggattaaaaaataacGGCTCGACTTCATAAACCCTACATAGAAGATGGTCATCGTGAACTTCCGTTATTTCACAACATGATTCATCGGTCAATATAAATGCATTGTTTGGTTTCCTTGCACTTATATGAAATTGTCTAGATGGTTCTTCGACAACTGAAACAGTTTTTTCCGCCTCAGCCAGCCGTTTAACAACTTGAACTAATGGATTTGAAGGTGACCTCACCATCTTCTTCAAtgttttcatataattttcaaatggaaAAGCACTAAAGTTGTCTAGACATCCAAGATTGTTTACATCTTCACATATGTGAAGAAGGCAATGTACAttgtaaatgataaattctacTCCGTAAAGAACGCGGGCCTGTTTTACAAAGTATACCAGCAAATCATGGGCATATGCCACGTAACGTCTCGCAAGCTGTGGAGATACAAGTAGACGCATAGCAACGAATAAGCTAAGAAAATGCTTGTAGAGTTCTTCCGGTAATAATCCCCTCAAAACAAGAGGTCCTGTATAAAGAAGGAACTGTCTAAATTCTGTAGCTTTCCATCTATCGATTTCTGACAACTTTCTTGGCTTTCGAGAAAAATACTTCGGGattgatgtttttaattcattcaagttCATGCTTATGGTATTCACTTGCTGGTTCGACAATTTCACTCTATTGTTTCCTCGTATCCATGATAACAAGAGCTTTTTCATTACACCGAGACATGCTTGATGCATGTAGTCAATcggaaaacattttatcatgtTAATGCTTGAGAGCTCACAAAATGGTGTCACTATATGATGATGTTCAGGCTGTGTTTGGTTTCGAAATGATTGATCAGTTCGCAACatcaaatcatcaatattttgataagtAACGCGACCAATATATTCTCCTTTTTGCTCACACCGGTCACATCCATAATATCCAGAATATAGTTTGGTTCCTTTCATTCAAGCTTTGGCTGGTGCATCACATATAACAGCCTTCAATCCCAATCTGAAGTCTTGAtctttatatttgaatccatCATTAATGAGATGATCTAATTCATCTACAACATTACTGAGAAATTCTAAATCAGATGGCTTTGTACCGCATGTTAAGGATATTGGGAAAACAGTTTTCCTCCCTAAATTAACAATGGCGCATAGAATCGGCCAAAAATTCACATTACTGCTTTTAAATAAGGGTAGTCCATCAATATTTAGCTGGATCTCTATCACATTCATGCTATCATCTAACGAATCTTGGTCATATTTATTAAGTGCATTCTCAAGTTGTTTTAAAACACCAAAATTATAAACTTTCATTCCAGACTGTTCGATTGTAGGAATTTTTCTACTTGTGTTCAAAAGAGTCCGAGCACAACTTGGTAATTCAGGATGGCTTTTTTTCAGGATCTTGAGAAGCCCATCAAGGGCATTTTGCTTAATGCCGAAAGAATTTTCCCAATCCACAAGGTCATCTGGAAGAGTCGTAACATCAATATCTTCATCATGATCAGAGTCTGGTAATATCACTGGTTCATTAACCTCCAAATCACTTCCAGAACTATCAACAATCTCAGAGTCTGAGTTCCCAAAATGTTCACGATGATGTcgattttcttctggtatatATTCCTGAACTGCTTCTTCAATATCAAGATTTTCGAAATCCTGATTATCCTCCTGCATATATTCACCAACATGTTCATCAACATGATTCTCCATATCACTATTTTCCTCCGATTCATAATCCCGACTTTCATCCACGAGTAATTCCCGACCTCTTTGTTGGCGAGATCTGTTGAGCGACCGGATTGCTCGCATCCACCTTCTGCGGTATGAAGTTTGATCTTTTTCCATGTTGGAGCCTTGAAAATCAAAAcagatttatttcaacattatttcaatatggTTGCACCTGTTGAAACTTAGATTTTGAGAGTTTgatataacgaggttccactgtagtgcTAACAAGAAATCCAAGACATCTACCTTCACAGCCATTTTGGAGAGTGAAAGACATGATTTTAAGGTGTTTACAATCCGTTGACACATCCACCAACTTTAAACACTAGGGGTCCAAcgtcctcgcttgccagggtatGATCACCAACATGAACCCTGGCcacaaacccttcattggtctattacattACCCAAGATTACTTGGGTGGATAGGTTGCCGCTAAGCTACCAACAGTCTATatttctagccaatcagatgcgtagCGAATGTGCCGGTGAAAAACAACTTATCTGATTGGGTTAATACATAGACTTGTGGTCGCTTAGCAGCGACATGTCCAAAAAAATTCTCGGCAATGTTAGACTGATGAAGGGTTTGTGTTGGAGTGATTTTCggctctggcaagcgaggatgggggtccagggacacaaTGTTTACAATGGACTTGACTGATCAGGGTTTGAACTAaggaaaaaaatctatttctaatttcacTAGTCCGACTAAAAATCCACTAGTCCTATCTGAAATCAATGCATACAGTCTAGCAACACAAATACGCAGCGAATTGGGACACCAATTAAATGCGCTAGTCCGACGGGCTGGTAGATATTAAAATCCACTAGTCCAATCGTAAATTTAATAGTCCCAGACTGTCGGACTAGCACTTAGTTCGAACCCTATTGATAAAAACCCACCTGACGTGTAGATGTTTCCCAAAGTATTGGAGTACccatcaaaaatttcaatgattaaTGTCAAACcattaataaaatattgttTGAAAAATACTGAAGTTGAAAAATTGGTAGAGTGCGCAGGTATGCCGTCATGACGTGAACTTTGATGACTCTACTGCCGCTGTGGCTTCTATTAGATTCAAATCCCAAAGAGACATTGAtcttataatttcaaatttgttaATGTGTTTGTGGTCGCAATGGGCACGCAAACTAATAATGTCCTCTAAGGACCTCAGTATTGTGTTCCTGTCTAATTTATCTTTACGAAATAAAACTtctaataataaaaaaatggataCGCAAGTAAGTagataaattatataaattattttctgttAAGTGCAGATATTACTTTTTATTAAGATATCGCACTTTATGAGAATAAGTTAATCTTATTTTATGTTCAtaaacaagtgaattatcgaaataaattgattttattcatatcatgcacattgttttgttgttattcaatcaatcagggacctagttccacagatGTGAGTTatgaattgattaattttaacTCTTTTAACTTGTAGAACAATATAAGTATTCTTAATTACAcatttgggattcgaacctaatagtGTACATTGGACCTATcaaagttcattatttcatatttgggATGCATTGTGATTAGAACCTTATTACGTGGCAAACAAAATCAAACAGGAACACTTGGGTCAACAAAGTTCATCGAAACACTTATAATGAGATCAGTATTtttcaggattcgaacctaatagtGCCGCAaataaaatttcaaaccaGTGACACAGGGGtcataataaatttgaaataaacggGAAACTACAGCGACACTGGAGTCATCAAACTTCATATTTCACATTTCATGAATGCCTGTGCACTCTTACCGATTTTTCGACTTAGCCTTTTTACTGACCCCTACTAATGCGTATGTGTTAGAAATAAGCTGCGATCACACgaagacgatttggcccgggccaaattggcacggataagactcgagccaaattttgcCTGTGTCTAATTAGAGATCGCGCTCACATGCAAACAATTCGCTctatactaaacaatgctcaaacaaagtaaagtgagtcatttccggtaccagttgcaattcaaacgcaatcatttgactcatgctaaaatttggctcgggcctagTCTGACGTTTATggtcgggcccatttggcacccgtgtgaacagttgttccgggccaaaatGCTtttgtgatcgcggctatagagGCATTGGAAACATTATGGTtctgaatcaaattttattaaacCATCCATTTTTGGCTTTAAATCTGGGTgtttgaacttcgctgaatcaATGAATACCGAATCGCTGATCTTTATGATGATTATCAGTCTTCTttatttcactgatttgtcaaattattgtaaaataaacaatagacTATCATATCAATGGCgccatatttcatatttcacaaCAGTGGGCCTAGTGCTTTTGGAGTAGCTGCACAACAAGTGCATGCAGAATCACAAAGCATTGTTTGGATAATTTTCGTGAAACAAATGTTTTTAAGGGAATTCCGCTGAATTTTAAATGCACTGCTATCACTATTGATCGGTGATACGACAGCGACTGATATGGTTGCCTATGAGTTTCAATTTTATGTGTAAATGGTTACTGACACATAGTTGGGTAAATTCCCTTCGTCTAGAGAAGGGAATGCCGAAAATAAACAGCTACATCACCGGAAGTACCGGTGATGATCGCCGCAACGTCCTTTA is a genomic window of Tubulanus polymorphus chromosome 5, tnTubPoly1.2, whole genome shotgun sequence containing:
- the LOC141905226 gene encoding LOW QUALITY PROTEIN: uncharacterized protein LOC141905226 (The sequence of the model RefSeq protein was modified relative to this genomic sequence to represent the inferred CDS: substituted 1 base at 1 genomic stop codon), which gives rise to MEKDQTSYRRRWMRAIRSLNRSRQQRGRELLVDESRDYESEENSDMENHVDEHVGEYMQEDNQDFENLDIEEAVQEYIPEENRHHREHFGNSDSEIVDSSGSDLEVNEPVILPDSDHDEDIDVTTLPDDLVDWENSFGIKQNALDGLLKILKKSHPELPSCARTLLNTSRKIPTIEQSGMKVYNFGVLKQLENALNKYDQDSLDDSMNVIEIQLNIDGLPLFKSSNVNFWPILCAIVNLGRKTVFPISLTCGTKPSDLEFLSNVVDELDHLINDGFKYKDQDFRLGLKAVICDAPAKAXMKGTKLYSGYYGCDRCEQKGEYIGRVTYQNIDDLMLRTDQSFRNQTQPEHHHIVTPFCELSSINMIKCFPIDYMHQACLGVMKKLLLSWIRGNNRVKLSNQQVNTISMNLNELKTSIPKYFSRKPRKLSEIDRWKATEFRQFLLYTGPLVLRGLLPEELYKHFLSLFVAMRLLVSPQLARRYVAYAHDLLVYFVKQARVLYGVEFIIYNVHCLLHICEDVNNLGCLDNFSAFPFENYMKTLKKMVRSPSNPLVQVVKRLAEAEKTVSVVEEPSRQFHISARKPNNAFILTDESCCEITEVHDDHLLSFVFILAVVQSDGEGEGW